The region TACTTGTTAGTTTATACTTTGGAGCGCTTCGTCTGGCATCGGCACCGGTTTTCCGGTGCTTTTAAACGACGGCATCGGAGCCTCCCACTGCCGCAATTGCTGCGCTAGTTCCGTGGCCAGCGCCTTCACGCGTTTGGGGTGTTTGGCTGCCAGGTCCGTGGATTCGCCAATGTCGTTTTCCAGATTGTAGAGTTCCATTTTACCGTCGCGCAGGTGGTAGATCAGTTTCCAGTCGCCTTCGCGGATAGCACTTCTGTAATTGATGCCTGGTCCGTCCTGCTCGGTCCATTTGTTGGGCACGTGCCATACCAGGGCGCGGCCTGCCGGCCTCTGCTTTGGTGATCTGAGCAAGGGCACAAAGCTTTGGCCGTCCACTTTTTGCACCACCTCATACTTCTCTACCTGCGCCATTTCCAGTATGGTCGGGAAGAAATCCTCAATGATAACGGGCATATGAGTAACCGAAGCAGGCTTTACCACACCCGGCCATTTCACCAGCATGGGTACCCGGATGCCCCCCTCGTAAACCGAACCTTTTCCGGCTTTCAAAGGGAAGTTCTGCGTGTGAGCCTCCCCTCTCCCGGCATAAGACAGACTCAGGCCACCGTTATCGCTCATAAATATAAGCACTGTGTTGTCGTCCACACCATTATTTTCCAGGTAATTTAAGACATCCCCCAGGCTCTTGTCCATCCCCTCCACCATACTGGCGTAAATTGCCTCGGTCTGGCTCAGCCCGGTGTCGAGGTATTTCTGTAAAAAGCGCTTGTCGGGCTCATACGGGTCGTGCACGGCATAATGGGCCAGGTGCAGGAAAAACGGCTGCTTGTTACGGATCGGTGCCTCCAGTGTCTTGAGCGCTTCCAGTGTCA is a window of Pontibacter kalidii DNA encoding:
- a CDS encoding sulfatase is translated as MKRLFLFIILILPALAIQAQQRPNIIVFLVDDMGWMDTSVPFADKVYPVNKRYHTPNMERLAREGMKFTSAYATPVCTPSRVSMLTGMNAAHHGVTNWTTPWKDRNSDTPDEQLNFANWNINGLSPIAGVPQTAYATPLPQLLQENGYMTIHIGKGHWGTAGTPGANPHNLGFMVNVAGHVAGRPLSYLGEQNYGNMPGKSYNIHAVPDMAEYYGSETYLTEALTLEALKTLEAPIRNKQPFFLHLAHYAVHDPYEPDKRFLQKYLDTGLSQTEAIYASMVEGMDKSLGDVLNYLENNGVDDNTVLIFMSDNGGLSLSYAGRGEAHTQNFPLKAGKGSVYEGGIRVPMLVKWPGVVKPASVTHMPVIIEDFFPTILEMAQVEKYEVVQKVDGQSFVPLLRSPKQRPAGRALVWHVPNKWTEQDGPGINYRSAIREGDWKLIYHLRDGKMELYNLENDIGESTDLAAKHPKRVKALATELAQQLRQWEAPMPSFKSTGKPVPMPDEALQSIN